In Candidatus Omnitrophota bacterium, a genomic segment contains:
- a CDS encoding septum formation initiator family protein, with protein sequence MIFKKAFSFLGILFFLLVIFLPGYTKLQELRDKNRDLEMKIKRLNVENALLQQELKRIESDPIYQEKIARDKMGVVRKGEIPIKIVPRK encoded by the coding sequence ATGATATTTAAAAAGGCATTCTCGTTTCTTGGTATCCTGTTTTTCCTCTTGGTTATATTCTTGCCTGGCTATACAAAACTACAGGAACTAAGAGACAAGAACCGCGATTTAGAGATGAAAATAAAACGCCTGAACGTAGAAAATGCCCTCCTGCAGCAGGAGCTCAAGCGCATAGAAAGCGACCCCATTTATCAGGAAAAGATCGCCAGGGACAAGATGGGCGTGGTGCGCAAGGGCGAAATTCCCATTAAGATTGTCCCCAGGAAATAA
- a CDS encoding group I intron-associated PD-(D/E)XK endonuclease produces MDTKLKADIAESAVITELLRRGFKVLKPIGDRLPYDLALDLNGKLIRIQVKSAWFNRKTKSYGVDVRRTKTNRRHMLRDRYDKDDFDFAILYLDSLHVFYVMPISIFSAYGSTTSLIETDKRQRKPKSAEYRERWDLLFNGLLSRRRLKDSLPNSVEPQGSKVIPSQAR; encoded by the coding sequence ATGGATACAAAGCTCAAGGCAGATATTGCGGAATCAGCAGTCATAACGGAATTGCTAAGAAGGGGCTTTAAAGTGCTAAAGCCTATAGGGGATCGTCTTCCCTACGATTTAGCGCTTGACCTTAATGGCAAACTTATCCGCATACAAGTGAAGAGCGCTTGGTTTAATCGTAAGACGAAATCTTACGGGGTTGATGTAAGAAGAACTAAGACTAATCGCCGACATATGTTGAGGGACCGTTATGATAAAGATGATTTTGATTTCGCAATCCTGTATCTTGATTCCCTGCATGTGTTTTACGTCATGCCTATTTCTATATTTTCAGCTTACGGTAGTACTACAAGTCTGATAGAGACGGATAAAAGGCAGCGTAAGCCAAAGTCAGCTGAATACAGGGAACGTTGGGATTTGTTATTCAATGGGCTCCTCAGCCGGAGACGACTGAAGGATAGTCTGCCAAATTCGGTGGAGCCTCAAGGTTCTAAGGTAATACCGAGCCAAGCCCGTTAA